The following proteins are co-located in the Ostrinia nubilalis chromosome 22, ilOstNubi1.1, whole genome shotgun sequence genome:
- the LOC135083043 gene encoding uncharacterized protein LOC135083043, with translation MKNTFHDYQIELYSFDAEIFVDSYSYNVEYKIIVWFAMLVMYRCGSFATFYALSLDFIQFPLYNQVLYYLVLLASDIVLLVYAYVFSYAYERMKSFTLFVKKDDVDIVSCHYLYKNLAEMVEKVKKSFDLVLILTLLANTTDAILHVYYPFADKAPLPNTLKETFYAIVAYAVVAQQLLILFFPAFTAGLLADQVEKLRLALYDRLIKDNSNAKDLKRFVGYVDGRPLRFRVWCVVPLDWRLPVIVINISITYIIVMIQFMRK, from the exons atgaaaaatacatttcatgaCTACCAAATCGAACTTTACTCATTCGATGCAGAAATATTCGTAGATAGCTACTCCTACAACGTCGAATACAAGATAATTGTGTGGTTTGCCATGTTAGTAATGTATAGATGTGGTTCATTTGCAACTTTTTATGCACTTTCTCTCGATTTCATACAATTTCCTTTATACAACCAGGTATTATACTATTTAGTTTTGTTAGCCAGTGATATTGTATTGCTAGTGTACGCGTACGTGTTCAGCTATGCGTACGAGCGAATGAAAAGTTTCACGTTGTTCGTAAAAAAGGATGATGTCGACATTGTATCGTGCCATTATCTGTACAAAAACTTGGCCGAGATGGTTGAAAAAGTGAAGAAATCGTTTGATTTGGTG ctCATCTTGACTCTTTTGGCCAACACCACGGATGCAATATTGCACGTTTACTACCCGTTTGCAGACAAGGCTCCTCTACCG AACACCCTAAAGGAGACGTTCTACGCGATAGTAGCGTACGCGGTAGTCGCTCAACAGCTGCTGATACTGTTCTTCCCGGCGTTCACTGCTGGACTGCTGGCCGACCAAGTGGAAAAGTTGAGGCTTGCACTCTACGACAGGCTGATAAAGG ATAATAGCAATGCGAAGGACTTAAAGCGGTTCGTGGGCTACGTCGACGGGCGCCCGCTGCGGTTCCGAGTGTGGTGCGTGGTGCCGCTAGACTGGCGGCTACCCGTCATCGTCATCAACATTTCCATTACCTACATCATTGTGATGATCCAGTTTATGCGCAAATAG
- the LOC135083045 gene encoding THAP domain-containing protein 5-like, giving the protein MESRNNKKCVICNKRRSRGGSPLLLSRFPLDSDRCRMWVKNAGLEDLAYVPIEKLHQLKFVCGGHFTPESFNAKGTRLKNSAIPTLELSNPILPDEVLTEFPLHVKDSNKENLKTVLYDHSFCIPKKSNPVERVPLTTTTKQLNSTCLGAVDIPDSGISAKTTFEPLPSTSNAPEPPSASYKPITHESGPAIGRPKSVVCV; this is encoded by the exons atggagagtagaaacaacaagaagtgcgttatttgtaataagaggcgaagtcgtggtggatcacccttacttttgagtaggtttcctctggattctgaccg ttgtcgaatgtgggttaaaaatgctggcttagaagacttagcatatgtacctattgaaaagttacaccaactgaagtttgtttgtggtgggcacttcactcctgaatccttcaatgccaaaggaactcggctgaagaactcagctattccaacactggaattgagcaatcccatcttgccagatgaagttttgacagagtttcctcttcatgtaaaagactccaataaagaaaacctcaagacag ttctttatgatcattcattttgcattccaaagaagtcaaatccagttgaacgag ttccccttacaactacaaccaaacaactaaattcaacatgtttgggagctgtggatataccagattctggtatttctgcgaaaacaacttttgaacctcttccttctacttccaatgcaccagaaccaCCTTCTGCttcctataaacccattactcatg aatcgggcccagcTATCGGCCGACcgaaatcggtggtctgcgtctaA